A single region of the Ziziphus jujuba cultivar Dongzao chromosome 10, ASM3175591v1 genome encodes:
- the LOC107412592 gene encoding transcription factor MYB46 → MRKPEPSGKNNSNNKLRKGLWSPEEDDKLMNYMLNNGQGCWSDVARNAGLQRCGKSCRLRWINYLRPDLKRGAFSPQEEELIIHLHSLLGNRWSQIAARLPGRTDNEIKNFWNSTIKKRLKNLSSTPSPNTSDSSSDAMEALNINPACRQDSGMLSMYMDSSPTSMQSQWNNIHRAPLPVLEHGLNVFGANGYLNSSSQCMTQMGIIGGCDGFFGDHNNGGGGGGGVLLGVADNIGAEGELFVPPLETEESFKSERSIHGRNCNNGNYFNTSTNTNNVVAKINNSDNVKSENLAGGVESCFQDDQDQLIIGDWDFEDLMKDVSSFPFLDFQ, encoded by the exons ATGAGGAAGCCAGAGCCTTCTGGGAAAAACAACTCCAATAACAAGCTTAGGAAGGGCTTGTGGTCACCAGAAGAGGATGACAAGCTCATGAACTATATGCTCAACAACGGTCAGGGTTGTTGGAGTGATGTAGCTAGGAATGCTGGTTTGCAACGGTGCGGCAAGAGCTGCCGTCTTCGTTGGATCAATTACCTGAGGCCTGACCTCAAGCGTGGAGCCTTTTCTCCCCAAGAAGAGGAGCTCATCATTCATTTGCATTCCCTTCTTGGCAACAG gtggtCTCAAATTGCTGCCCGCTTGCCAGGGCGAACAGATAATGAAATAAAGAATTTCTGGAATTCCACAATAAAGAAAAGGCTAAAGAATTTGTCATCCACACCCTCACCAAACACAAGCGACTCATCGTCGGACGCCATGGAAGCTCTCAACATAAATCCGGCCTGCAGGCAAGACAGTGGCATGTTATCCATGTACATGGATTCATCACCAACATCCATGCAATCTCAATGGAATAATATTCACAGGGCGCCGTTGCCGGTGCTCGAACATGGCCTAAACGTGTTTGGTGCAAATGGGTATTTGAATTCATCATCACAATGCATGACACAGATGGGGATAATAGGGGGTTGTGATGGTTTTTTTGGAGATCATAAtaatggaggaggaggaggaggaggagtacTGTTGGGTGTTGCTGATAATATTGGGGCAGAGGGAGAGCTTTTTGTTCCTCCATTAGAGACTGAAGAAAGTTTCAAAAGTGAGAGGTCAATACATGGTAGGAACTGCAACAATGGCAATTATTTTAATACTAGTACTAATACTAATAATGTTGTGGCCAAGATTAATAATAGTGATAATGTTAAGAGTGAAAACCTAGCTGGGGGGGTTGAGAGTTGTTTCCAAGATGATCAAGATCAGCTAATAATAGGGGATTGGGACTTTGAGGATTTGATGAAAGATGtctcttcctttccttttcttgacttccaatag